One region of Limnospira fusiformis SAG 85.79 genomic DNA includes:
- the ltrA gene encoding group II intron reverse transcriptase/maturase codes for MANASLKKGFEKSKLIKTTNAWKQIPWAKAQRKVFKLQKRIYQAAKSGQNAKARRLQRLLVKSYYARLLAMRRVTQDNQGKKTAGVDGMRAISPRQRFEIVENIKGNLKAKPLRREWIPKPGRDEKRPLGIPTIQDRARQALVKSALEPEWESRFEDTSYGFRPGRSAHDAISRIFQSINKGGYYVLDADIAKCFDRINHDYLLSKIHCPSSLKRDLKSWLKAGVLDNGVFEDTEAGTPQGGVISPLLANIALDGMVRFIKTMYPNKGTTFQVNLIRYADDFVVISKDLRIIEQCKIAISEWLKPVGLEIKPEKTRICHTLNPIEYNGKTEEPGFDFLGFNIRQYPVGKYKSGKSGGRRKGGFLFNKNPHKMLGLKTHIKPNKKAIKAHTEVIKGVIEQHKTAPQSALISRLNPIIRGWSNYYSGVVSSETFVKLDHIIWLMLRAWTSSRCGKASYEKLGNYFHKGTVKLSNGKERHETWLFKTKDGIQLWKHNWTPIVRHTLIRPEATPYDGNWTYWATRKGQAIDTPIRVAKLLKKQKGRCTWCGQYFAPSDLVEVDHIIPRSQGGKDEYKNLQLLHRHCHDDKTALNNAKAVSLTMEQSD; via the coding sequence ATGGCGAATGCGAGTTTAAAGAAAGGTTTTGAGAAATCAAAGCTAATCAAGACTACGAATGCATGGAAACAAATTCCCTGGGCAAAAGCTCAGAGAAAAGTTTTCAAGCTCCAAAAGAGGATATATCAAGCAGCTAAATCGGGACAGAACGCAAAGGCACGAAGGTTGCAACGTCTACTGGTGAAATCATATTATGCCCGACTCTTAGCAATGCGGCGAGTGACCCAAGATAATCAAGGCAAGAAAACAGCCGGTGTCGATGGAATGAGAGCAATCTCACCAAGGCAAAGGTTTGAAATTGTTGAGAACATCAAAGGAAATCTCAAAGCAAAACCACTGCGACGGGAGTGGATTCCAAAACCTGGAAGGGATGAAAAACGCCCTCTGGGAATACCCACCATCCAAGATAGAGCAAGGCAAGCCTTGGTTAAATCGGCTCTCGAACCTGAATGGGAATCGAGATTTGAAGACACTAGCTATGGATTCAGACCTGGAAGGTCTGCCCATGATGCAATATCCAGAATCTTTCAGAGTATCAACAAAGGAGGTTATTACGTTCTGGATGCAGATATAGCTAAATGTTTTGACCGAATAAACCATGATTACCTTCTGTCCAAAATTCATTGTCCAAGCAGTCTAAAAAGAGACCTGAAATCATGGCTCAAAGCAGGCGTGCTAGATAACGGTGTATTCGAGGATACAGAAGCAGGGACACCCCAAGGAGGGGTAATAAGTCCACTCCTAGCCAACATCGCACTGGATGGGATGGTTAGGTTCATAAAGACAATGTATCCAAATAAAGGAACAACCTTTCAGGTAAACCTCATAAGATACGCCGATGATTTTGTGGTCATATCCAAAGACCTAAGAATCATTGAACAGTGCAAAATTGCCATTTCCGAATGGCTAAAACCTGTAGGACTAGAAATAAAACCTGAAAAGACTCGAATTTGCCATACGCTCAATCCCATTGAGTATAACGGCAAAACAGAAGAACCAGGATTTGACTTTCTAGGATTCAATATCAGGCAATATCCAGTAGGAAAATATAAATCTGGAAAAAGTGGGGGAAGAAGAAAAGGAGGCTTCCTATTTAATAAAAACCCTCACAAAATGTTGGGACTCAAAACTCATATCAAACCCAACAAAAAGGCAATTAAAGCCCATACAGAAGTGATAAAAGGTGTAATTGAACAACATAAAACAGCACCTCAATCAGCCCTGATTAGCAGACTAAACCCAATCATAAGGGGATGGTCAAACTACTATTCAGGAGTCGTCTCATCTGAGACCTTCGTTAAACTAGACCACATAATTTGGTTAATGTTACGGGCATGGACATCATCAAGATGCGGAAAGGCAAGTTACGAAAAGCTAGGAAACTACTTCCACAAAGGAACGGTTAAACTTAGCAACGGAAAAGAAAGACATGAAACTTGGTTATTCAAGACTAAGGATGGAATTCAATTATGGAAACATAACTGGACTCCAATTGTCAGACATACCCTAATACGCCCGGAAGCAACACCATACGACGGAAATTGGACTTACTGGGCAACCAGGAAAGGACAAGCAATTGATACGCCAATTAGAGTAGCCAAACTACTCAAGAAGCAAAAGGGGAGGTGTACCTGGTGTGGACAGTATTTCGCACCATCGGATTTAGTTGAAGTTGACCACATTATACCTCGAAGCCAAGGTGGAAAGGATGAATATAAGAATCTTCAACTATTACACCGCCACTGTCACGATGATAAAACGGCGTTAAACAACGCCAAAGCTGTATCCTTAACAATGGAACAGTCAGACTAG
- a CDS encoding DUF1565 domain-containing protein gives MATVYVNPSTGNDQGDGSQSSPYKTLTAACAKVESGTFIQLETGTYNSATGEQFPIMIPSGVTVVGNESGTGSGILIEGSGRHSSPSTGGQEVTIVMATNAELRGVTVTNNQVRGTGVWVESTSPNIVHCTFTRCRREGIYATGNGYPNILSNAFVENEGYGLSLEGNVQGEVRNNSFQNTGYGISVKGEVQTRISDNTLFENRSGLLIAGNSRPILRRNLIERNTGDGVVITNNAAPDLGSASESGGNMIRNNGGFDINHAGSVAIASFGNLLSAGRVQGNINVVAQSAPTSSPTTIHVNGSTGNDSAAGTASAPFKTITRGLQQATAGTVVQVAPGTYTAATGETFPLYVISGVTLIGNESSQGNGTQITGSGRFASPSAAGQNVTIVMENNSTLRGVSVTNEEIRGTAVWIESVYCVVANCRFFNSKREGVFVTGTAIPQILTSHFEKNAGNGIALAGNAKGEIRGNKLQDTGFAIAVQASAAPLISDNHIYNNRTGLVLSGSSKPVLRKNLIENNLQDGLTVIADAFPDLGSPQDAGGNIFRNNGKYDVQNAGKFTLVSVGNQINPTNTKGNIDFSANVTPSPSPSPSPSPSPSPSPSPSPSPSPSPTPTPTPPPGSDRFSDITGHWAREFIVRLTDMNIISGFPDGTFRPNENLTRAQHAALLAKAFDMAPIQQATAFRDVAIDFWGKMAIEQANRAGFLAGFPDRTFRPNENLNRAQAVVSLINGLKLTGGNPNSLNGYTDRGQIPSYATDAIATATERRIIVNYPTRTTLAPQRDITRAEISAILYQTLVATGRAEAINSPYIV, from the coding sequence ATGGCAACAGTTTACGTTAATCCATCTACTGGCAACGATCAGGGCGACGGGAGCCAATCATCTCCCTACAAAACTCTGACGGCAGCCTGCGCTAAAGTTGAATCAGGAACTTTCATTCAATTAGAAACTGGAACCTATAATAGCGCTACTGGGGAACAGTTCCCAATTATGATTCCTAGCGGGGTCACTGTGGTGGGAAATGAATCGGGAACCGGAAGCGGGATTTTGATTGAAGGTAGTGGTCGCCATAGTAGCCCTAGTACAGGCGGCCAAGAAGTTACTATCGTGATGGCTACTAACGCTGAACTGCGGGGGGTGACAGTAACTAATAACCAAGTGAGGGGTACGGGAGTTTGGGTCGAGTCTACCTCGCCTAATATTGTACACTGCACATTTACCCGCTGTCGGCGCGAGGGAATTTACGCTACGGGTAATGGCTATCCTAATATCCTCAGTAATGCCTTTGTGGAAAATGAAGGCTATGGCCTCTCGCTGGAGGGTAATGTTCAAGGGGAAGTACGCAACAATTCCTTCCAAAATACGGGCTATGGTATTTCGGTTAAGGGTGAAGTTCAGACCCGCATTAGTGATAACACGCTTTTTGAAAATCGCTCGGGTCTCCTAATTGCTGGTAACTCTCGCCCTATTCTACGACGTAATTTGATTGAGCGCAACACTGGCGATGGTGTTGTAATTACTAATAATGCGGCTCCTGATTTGGGTAGCGCCAGCGAATCGGGTGGTAATATGATTCGCAATAATGGCGGGTTTGATATTAATCATGCTGGCTCAGTGGCGATCGCCTCTTTTGGTAATTTGCTCAGTGCTGGCCGAGTTCAGGGTAATATCAATGTGGTGGCTCAGAGCGCTCCGACTTCCTCACCCACTACTATCCATGTTAACGGATCTACAGGTAATGATTCGGCGGCGGGTACGGCTTCTGCTCCTTTCAAAACTATCACCCGTGGCTTACAACAGGCGACGGCGGGAACTGTGGTACAAGTGGCTCCGGGAACTTATACGGCAGCTACAGGGGAGACTTTCCCGTTGTATGTGATCTCTGGTGTCACGTTGATCGGTAATGAGTCTAGCCAAGGTAATGGGACTCAAATTACTGGAAGTGGTCGATTTGCTAGTCCTAGTGCGGCGGGACAAAATGTAACTATTGTCATGGAAAATAACTCGACCCTGCGCGGTGTGAGTGTGACTAATGAGGAAATTCGCGGCACTGCTGTTTGGATCGAGTCGGTTTATTGTGTGGTGGCTAATTGTCGGTTTTTTAACTCCAAGCGGGAGGGGGTTTTTGTCACCGGAACTGCTATCCCTCAGATTTTGACTAGCCACTTTGAAAAAAATGCTGGTAATGGTATCGCTTTGGCGGGAAATGCTAAGGGAGAAATTCGCGGAAACAAGCTACAGGATACTGGATTTGCGATCGCTGTTCAAGCCTCTGCGGCTCCGCTGATTAGCGACAACCATATTTATAACAACCGCACTGGTCTTGTACTTTCGGGTAGTTCTAAGCCTGTGTTGCGGAAAAATCTGATTGAGAATAATCTTCAGGATGGTTTGACTGTCATTGCAGATGCTTTTCCAGATTTGGGTAGCCCTCAAGATGCGGGGGGTAATATTTTCCGCAATAATGGTAAGTATGATGTCCAGAATGCTGGGAAGTTTACTTTGGTGTCTGTAGGAAATCAGATTAACCCCACTAACACGAAGGGAAATATTGATTTTAGTGCTAATGTGACTCCCAGTCCCAGTCCCAGTCCGAGTCCCAGTCCCAGTCCCAGTCCGAGTCCGAGTCCCAGTCCGAGTCCGAGTCCCAGTCCGACTCCGACTCCGACTCCACCTCCGGGAAGCGATCGCTTTAGTGATATTACCGGACATTGGGCGCGAGAGTTTATTGTGCGCTTGACTGATATGAATATTATCAGTGGCTTCCCTGATGGTACTTTCCGACCTAATGAGAATTTAACTCGCGCGCAACACGCGGCTTTGCTGGCGAAGGCGTTTGATATGGCTCCTATTCAGCAGGCGACTGCATTTAGGGATGTGGCTATTGATTTCTGGGGGAAAATGGCTATTGAACAAGCCAACCGGGCGGGATTTTTGGCGGGTTTCCCCGATCGCACTTTCCGACCTAATGAGAATTTGAACCGGGCTCAGGCGGTGGTATCATTGATTAATGGTCTCAAGTTGACTGGTGGTAATCCTAATTCTTTGAATGGTTACACCGATCGCGGTCAGATTCCTAGTTATGCTACAGATGCGATCGCTACTGCCACAGAACGAAGGATTATTGTTAACTATCCAACTCGGACTACCCTCGCTCCTCAACGGGATATTACCCGTGCGGAAATTTCGGCAATTCTCTATCAAACTCTGGTAGCCACTGGGCGCGCTGAGGCGATCAACTCTCCTTACATTGTCTAG
- a CDS encoding methyltransferase domain-containing protein, with translation MKSTLNQQIQQFYDASSALWEEIWGEHMHHGYYGPEGNRKTERRQAQIDLIEELLKWGLDEGTQTTKILDVGCGIGGSSLYLAEKFNARVTGITLSPVQAQRAGDRAAEARLSENVNFQVANALEMPFEDESFDLVWSLESGEHMPNKIQFLQECHRVLKPGGTFLMATWCHRPLGGEQGQLTDAERRHLAQIYQVYALPYIISLPEYQAIATRVGFNDIDTADWSKAVAPFWNLVIDSAFDPAAIFGLLTSGPSTIRAALSLGLMSQGYEQGLIRFGLLRGTK, from the coding sequence ATGAAATCCACTCTCAATCAACAGATTCAACAGTTTTATGATGCCTCCTCCGCCCTGTGGGAAGAAATTTGGGGGGAACATATGCACCATGGCTACTACGGACCGGAAGGGAATCGGAAAACGGAAAGACGACAGGCGCAAATTGACCTGATCGAAGAATTGCTAAAGTGGGGACTTGATGAGGGAACTCAAACGACTAAGATTTTAGACGTAGGTTGTGGCATTGGGGGGAGTAGTCTTTATTTAGCCGAAAAGTTTAACGCCAGAGTCACAGGCATCACTCTCAGCCCGGTACAAGCCCAACGAGCAGGCGATCGCGCCGCCGAAGCTAGATTAAGTGAAAATGTGAATTTCCAGGTTGCCAACGCCCTAGAAATGCCCTTTGAGGACGAATCCTTTGACCTGGTGTGGTCTCTGGAAAGTGGGGAACATATGCCCAACAAAATCCAATTTTTGCAAGAATGCCACCGAGTCCTCAAACCCGGTGGCACGTTTTTAATGGCTACTTGGTGTCATCGCCCCCTAGGGGGAGAGCAAGGACAACTAACAGACGCAGAACGTCGCCACCTCGCCCAAATTTACCAAGTTTATGCCCTACCCTATATAATCTCATTGCCAGAATATCAAGCGATCGCTACTCGGGTAGGGTTTAATGACATTGACACCGCCGACTGGTCAAAAGCGGTCGCCCCCTTCTGGAATCTAGTCATTGATTCCGCCTTTGACCCCGCAGCCATTTTCGGTTTACTCACCAGCGGACCTTCAACCATCAGAGCGGCATTATCCCTCGGATTAATGAGTCAAGGATATGAACAGGGTTTAATTCGGTTTGGACTACTGCGGGGGACTAAATAA
- a CDS encoding ankyrin repeat domain-containing protein: MTELIQAIKTGNIEELSALIAAEKDINAVGDDGTTAMLTAVGQGLEAIAQNLIEAGADVNLGDNDGWTPLMEAAAQGHLTIAESLLQAGAEIDAQTDFGLTAFMAAAGRGHVQMVEMLLNKGANFRVKDNNNWTALIWASSENHPEVVAVIKKWRDAHN, translated from the coding sequence ATGACCGAGTTAATTCAAGCCATCAAAACAGGCAATATTGAGGAATTATCAGCTTTAATAGCTGCGGAAAAAGATATCAATGCTGTGGGTGATGATGGTACAACCGCCATGCTGACAGCAGTAGGACAGGGACTAGAGGCGATCGCCCAAAATCTCATAGAGGCTGGGGCTGATGTTAACCTGGGAGATAATGATGGCTGGACTCCGCTGATGGAGGCGGCGGCACAGGGCCATTTAACCATAGCTGAAAGTTTACTACAAGCTGGGGCTGAAATTGATGCTCAGACCGATTTTGGCTTAACAGCATTCATGGCAGCCGCTGGTAGGGGTCATGTGCAGATGGTTGAGATGTTACTGAATAAGGGTGCAAATTTTCGGGTTAAGGATAACAACAATTGGACGGCTTTAATTTGGGCATCTTCTGAGAATCATCCAGAAGTTGTAGCGGTGATTAAGAAATGGCGAGACGCTCATAATTAG
- a CDS encoding glycogen/starch/alpha-glucan phosphorylase — MKDTSSDNDNQQQVSIENLRHSLADNLFYITGKYTEIATLNDFYLALAYTVRDRLLPRWLNTVRTVTQLSDNTKVVSCLSSEFMVGPHLVNHLINLGIYDQVRQAVEESGLDLQKLAEQEPEPGLGNGSLGRLAACYMDSLSTLEIPAIGYGIRYEFGTFKQQIRDGWQVEITDKWLQKGNPWEIVRPESAVEVKFGGYTEGYTDEEGNYQATWVPHQVVKGIPYDTPISGYKVNTVNTLRLWKAEAPESFNFQAFNLGDYYGAVDQKVVSENITKVLYPNDEHIPGRQLRLEQQFFLASCALQDMIRWHLKSGGNLETFPDKFAVQLNDTHPAIAIVELMRLLMDEHDIQWHDAWEITQQTFSYTNHTLLPEALEKWPVNLLGRLLPRHLEIIYEINRRFLEEVRNSNGRDGHKIARLSLIDETGERYIRMANLACLGSHSINGVAELHTELLTKDTLGDFYELFPHKFSNKTNGVTPRRWLVQNNPGMTKLISEKIGEHWITHLDDLRQLEGFADDGDFRYRWGQVKLDLKRSLAGHIQQRLGVTVNPESLFDVQVKPIHEYKRQHLNILHIVTLYHRIKQDPTVNITPRTFIFAGKAAPGYFMAKLMIKLIHSVAEVINHDPDVGDRLKVVFLPDYNVTNSQILYPPADLSEQISTAGKEVSGTGNMKFCLNGALTIGTWDAANIEICQEVGQENFFRFGLTADEVYQRKAEGYNPWDYYYGNSQLKEIIDLIGSGHFADEDSTLFQPLIDSLLHQDQYMLFADYQSYLDCQDSISRVWCDRDRWLKMSILNTARCGKFSSDRAIREYCDQIWHSSPVSIQLADYVQPQTALRVDS, encoded by the coding sequence ATGAAAGACACTTCATCAGATAACGACAATCAACAACAGGTTAGTATTGAAAATCTGCGGCATTCCTTAGCAGATAACCTGTTTTATATCACCGGAAAATATACAGAAATTGCCACCTTAAATGACTTTTATTTAGCCCTAGCTTACACGGTGCGCGATCGCCTTTTACCAAGATGGTTAAATACAGTTCGCACCGTCACCCAGCTATCAGATAATACCAAAGTAGTCTCTTGCCTATCCTCAGAATTTATGGTGGGTCCCCACTTAGTCAATCATCTAATCAACCTGGGAATTTATGACCAAGTTCGACAAGCCGTAGAAGAGTCAGGTTTAGACCTGCAAAAATTGGCGGAACAAGAACCAGAACCCGGTCTAGGAAATGGCAGTTTAGGTCGTCTCGCCGCCTGCTATATGGACTCCCTATCCACCTTAGAAATTCCCGCTATAGGTTATGGTATTCGCTATGAATTTGGGACCTTTAAACAGCAAATCCGAGATGGTTGGCAGGTAGAAATAACTGACAAATGGCTACAAAAAGGCAACCCTTGGGAAATCGTCCGTCCCGAGTCCGCAGTCGAGGTCAAATTTGGTGGCTATACGGAAGGCTACACCGATGAAGAAGGCAACTATCAAGCCACTTGGGTTCCTCACCAAGTAGTTAAAGGTATCCCCTACGACACTCCTATTAGTGGCTATAAAGTCAATACTGTGAACACCCTGCGCCTGTGGAAAGCAGAAGCGCCAGAGTCTTTCAATTTCCAAGCATTTAATCTGGGAGACTATTACGGCGCGGTTGATCAAAAAGTGGTATCTGAAAATATCACCAAAGTTCTCTATCCTAATGATGAACATATACCCGGAAGACAACTGCGTTTAGAACAGCAATTTTTCTTGGCTTCCTGTGCTTTACAGGACATGATTCGCTGGCATCTAAAATCCGGTGGTAACCTGGAAACCTTCCCGGATAAATTTGCGGTTCAACTCAATGATACTCACCCGGCTATTGCTATAGTAGAATTGATGCGGTTATTAATGGATGAACATGATATCCAGTGGCATGATGCTTGGGAAATCACTCAACAAACTTTCTCTTACACCAACCACACTTTACTACCAGAAGCCCTAGAAAAGTGGCCAGTAAATTTGTTGGGTCGTCTACTTCCCCGACACCTAGAAATTATCTATGAGATTAACCGCCGCTTTTTAGAAGAAGTCCGTAATAGTAATGGTCGTGATGGTCATAAAATTGCCAGACTTTCATTAATTGATGAAACGGGAGAACGTTATATAAGAATGGCTAACCTGGCTTGTTTGGGGAGTCACTCTATTAATGGGGTAGCCGAATTACATACGGAATTGTTGACTAAAGATACTCTGGGAGATTTTTATGAATTGTTCCCCCACAAGTTCAGCAATAAAACTAATGGGGTAACGCCACGACGTTGGTTAGTCCAAAATAACCCGGGTATGACTAAGTTGATTTCTGAAAAAATTGGGGAACATTGGATTACCCATTTAGATGATTTGCGCCAGTTAGAAGGCTTCGCAGACGATGGGGATTTTCGCTATCGTTGGGGACAGGTTAAACTAGATCTAAAACGTTCTCTGGCTGGTCATATTCAACAGCGTTTGGGGGTGACGGTTAACCCAGAGTCTCTGTTTGATGTTCAGGTGAAGCCTATTCATGAATACAAGCGACAGCATCTGAATATCCTGCACATTGTTACTCTTTATCACCGGATTAAGCAAGACCCGACTGTAAATATTACCCCTCGCACGTTTATTTTCGCCGGGAAGGCGGCTCCGGGGTATTTTATGGCAAAATTAATGATTAAGTTGATTCACTCCGTGGCTGAGGTGATTAACCATGATCCAGATGTGGGCGATCGCTTGAAAGTTGTGTTCCTTCCAGACTATAATGTTACTAATAGCCAAATCCTCTATCCGCCTGCAGATCTCTCTGAACAGATTTCTACTGCTGGTAAGGAAGTCTCTGGGACTGGTAACATGAAGTTCTGCCTTAATGGTGCTTTGACCATAGGAACTTGGGATGCTGCTAATATTGAGATCTGCCAAGAGGTTGGTCAAGAAAATTTCTTTCGCTTTGGCTTGACTGCTGATGAGGTTTACCAGCGCAAGGCTGAGGGTTATAATCCCTGGGATTATTATTATGGCAATTCTCAACTCAAGGAGATTATCGATCTGATTGGGTCTGGTCATTTTGCTGATGAAGACAGCACCCTATTTCAGCCTCTGATTGATTCCCTGCTACACCAAGACCAGTATATGCTATTTGCTGACTACCAATCCTATCTTGACTGCCAGGATAGCATTTCTCGGGTTTGGTGCGATCGCGATCGTTGGTTGAAAATGTCCATTCTCAATACCGCGCGTTGTGGTAAATTCTCTTCTGACCGCGCTATCCGAGAATACTGCGATCAGATCTGGCATTCTTCGCCAGTTTCCATTCAACTCGCTGATTATGTCCAACCACAGACGGCGTTAAGAGTTGACAGTTGA
- a CDS encoding YcjF family protein — MVDYLRRPILVGGIGLSVVLWLWDTVGESAVELGETAIFGAIALGGGLWWLQRKLPQSDQNTKNSPPISREVTQAAIEETETLIDQLATQAETIRVGNELSPTLADWRKQVADLHTAIDRQDLYLAITGKPQVGKTSLKTVLETTTWTQKHLTITEVDPDSSDHLLTADLVVFLVDGDLTEPEYKTLGNLCDRQRTLLVWNKQDQCPLEHQVVVLEKLRQTMANQLAATDIIGISASPSPIKVRQYQDENSVQEWMETPLPQMETLTENLDRLLTETGEALVVATTYRKAIALQQTVKTHLNTIRRQQAIPTIEQYQWVAAAAAFANPVPALDLLATAAITSQLVLDLGKVYGCQFSLEQAQQLAKTLGSQMVKLGLVELSTKTLTTLLKTNTVTYVAGGVIQGVTAAYLTRIAGLSLVEYFQTCETGNNFSLNIESFSNTLKSVFQNNQQLSTLQSFVGQATSHIISPREVSPTSPLSAK, encoded by the coding sequence ATGGTTGATTACTTGCGTCGTCCCATCTTAGTTGGTGGTATTGGGTTATCTGTGGTTCTCTGGCTGTGGGATACAGTGGGTGAGTCGGCGGTGGAATTGGGAGAAACAGCAATTTTTGGGGCGATCGCTTTAGGCGGTGGTCTCTGGTGGCTACAGCGAAAACTTCCTCAGTCCGACCAGAACACGAAAAATTCCCCCCCTATTAGTCGGGAAGTGACCCAAGCGGCTATTGAGGAAACGGAAACCTTAATTGATCAGTTAGCTACTCAAGCGGAAACTATCCGGGTGGGAAATGAACTCTCACCGACTCTGGCTGATTGGCGAAAGCAAGTGGCTGACTTACACACAGCTATTGATAGACAAGATTTATACCTGGCTATTACCGGGAAACCACAAGTTGGGAAAACTTCCTTAAAAACAGTTTTAGAAACCACTACCTGGACTCAGAAACATTTAACTATTACGGAAGTTGACCCGGACTCCTCGGATCATTTGCTAACCGCTGATTTAGTTGTCTTTTTGGTAGATGGTGATCTGACTGAACCTGAATATAAAACCCTTGGGAATTTGTGCGATCGCCAACGCACCCTATTGGTTTGGAATAAACAAGACCAATGTCCTTTGGAACATCAGGTAGTCGTTTTAGAAAAACTGCGCCAAACCATGGCTAACCAATTGGCGGCGACTGATATCATTGGTATTTCCGCTTCTCCGAGTCCCATTAAGGTCCGCCAATACCAGGATGAAAATTCCGTTCAAGAATGGATGGAAACACCATTACCGCAAATGGAAACACTTACCGAAAATCTCGATCGCCTTTTGACCGAGACAGGTGAGGCTTTAGTTGTGGCCACCACCTACCGAAAAGCGATCGCACTTCAGCAGACCGTTAAAACCCATTTAAACACAATTCGCCGCCAGCAAGCCATCCCCACCATAGAACAATATCAATGGGTCGCTGCTGCTGCTGCTTTTGCTAACCCAGTCCCCGCCTTAGACCTTCTCGCCACCGCTGCCATTACTTCTCAGTTAGTGCTAGACTTAGGGAAAGTCTACGGTTGCCAATTTTCCCTCGAACAAGCACAGCAACTCGCTAAAACTCTCGGTTCCCAAATGGTAAAACTAGGCTTGGTCGAGTTATCCACCAAAACCTTAACAACCCTCCTCAAAACTAACACCGTCACCTATGTGGCTGGGGGAGTTATTCAAGGTGTCACGGCGGCTTATCTAACTCGCATTGCTGGCTTGAGTTTAGTTGAGTATTTCCAAACCTGCGAAACCGGAAACAACTTTTCCTTAAATATCGAGTCCTTCTCAAATACCCTCAAGTCCGTATTCCAAAATAACCAGCAGTTGTCAACATTACAGAGTTTTGTCGGACAGGCTACTAGCCATATTATCTCACCCAGGGAAGTTTCCCCAACTAGCCCTTTATCTGCGAAGTGA